From a single Alkalihalophilus pseudofirmus genomic region:
- a CDS encoding helix-turn-helix domain-containing protein encodes MEKEQLSKLIGVRLKALRVEQGYSLDHLAQITTVSKPMLGQIERGESNPTVGTLWKIAKGLNVSFTSFLEEEQDAVTVVKKEEIEPLTGHDEAFKVYPLFPKPLHKPFELFSFSLAKDSSYVSEPHQKGVEEYLVVEEGNLELTVGNQLYQLKKGQAIHFRADDIHAYKNTDVEDECIVTMLIYYPPK; translated from the coding sequence ATGGAGAAGGAACAGTTATCGAAATTAATTGGAGTTCGTTTAAAGGCTTTAAGAGTAGAGCAAGGATACAGCCTAGATCATTTAGCGCAAATCACAACTGTTAGTAAACCGATGCTAGGTCAAATCGAAAGAGGTGAATCGAATCCTACGGTAGGGACTTTATGGAAAATTGCTAAAGGGTTGAATGTTTCATTTACATCTTTTCTTGAGGAAGAACAGGACGCAGTGACCGTGGTAAAAAAAGAAGAGATAGAACCACTTACAGGCCATGATGAAGCGTTTAAAGTGTATCCACTGTTTCCAAAACCTCTACATAAGCCATTTGAATTATTCTCATTCTCATTAGCTAAGGACAGTTCATATGTATCAGAACCTCATCAAAAAGGAGTAGAAGAGTATTTAGTGGTAGAAGAGGGGAATTTAGAGTTAACGGTCGGGAATCAACTTTATCAGTTGAAAAAGGGACAAGCGATTCATTTTAGAGCAGATGATATTCATGCCTATAAAAATACAGATGTAGAAGATGAGTGTATCGTAACGA
- a CDS encoding BsuPI-related putative proteinase inhibitor, with product MKHVFSIFMALGLIFMTACGQTATSPGGDQAEGDDAAMNSDWAVNVTTEQNGEGEVVVDIEITNQMDEAATLDFTSGQKYELVVVDEEGNEVYRYSNEMMFTMALTSETFEPGETKSYQETLSTDQWSSSTHTIYIEVVAAAVDGKEVENKEQFKAESTIELE from the coding sequence ATGAAACATGTATTTTCTATTTTTATGGCGCTTGGATTGATCTTTATGACAGCATGTGGACAAACAGCTACCAGTCCAGGAGGAGACCAAGCAGAAGGGGACGATGCGGCTATGAATTCAGATTGGGCTGTTAATGTTACTACTGAACAAAATGGTGAGGGCGAGGTCGTTGTAGATATCGAGATAACAAATCAGATGGATGAAGCAGCTACATTGGACTTTACCTCGGGTCAGAAATATGAATTGGTTGTTGTAGATGAAGAAGGAAATGAAGTATACCGTTACTCAAATGAGATGATGTTTACCATGGCGTTAACCTCTGAGACATTTGAGCCGGGTGAAACAAAGTCTTATCAAGAAACACTTTCAACTGATCAGTGGTCATCAAGCACTCATACCATTTATATTGAAGTGGTTGCTGCTGCAGTTGACGGAAAAGAAGTAGAGAATAAGGAACAATTTAAAGCAGAAAGTACAATTGAATTAGAGTAA
- a CDS encoding DEAD/DEAH box helicase, with amino-acid sequence MNKQIMVHCGWLEGNFFLWAEKLNRSKFDQIVSFQYPFLVPAFELKLALYRHDQNSFYGTFVETEKAVIDVPLKNREFVSPAGQMTIYQAQEQMKSYSFPIEGIRLSINELLDQSELIDHWDEQEDLVLSPDLKYWMSLFSEVKSLIARGDIEPKASGEWNLSSFRWNEWSEALPKVSFSLRPTTAYIQSKSTQTTLLEDFKDVLGRFADSAIRSLLNDPNCQAAYKEWIHAADEELKPSLEALATSNQVHIHLSEQAFGERLGTVKVEPFKTALALVEPNDQDDDWSISLCVIDREYPSQVIEMSELERGEHPWRSNPISQLKKDVSELQSKIPILDSLSVSAPTLKLSADQAYELFTIHHSLLKSMGIHLIVPKWLKERKKVKVELTVEGIHQPATSEPLLDWQSLASFTYQIAIGDSTLTAEQFDQFVKGSKPFIYANGEWISWDPKLAAKLQSYLNSTLNETTYFEALKKDQDAEEWIDELDVEWDFNWGETLEKSLELLYKQAPPLIELPESLHGELRPYQHQGVSWIAQLRHTGFGGCLADDMGLGKSIQTIAYILFTLENQTKEQRKPFLLICPTSLIYNWLKECEKFAPSARIFIHHGQSRLTEQEVDSMEEWDIILTSYQLAVRDTELLKNVTWNGLILDEAQHIKNVDTKQRRAIKQIKAAHRLALTGTPIENRLKELWSLIDVINPSFLGSFKSFQDSFIKPIEKDQNQDKLKTLQQLIYPFILRRKKSDELLHLGLPEKLEQVHKVTLSVEQAALYQAVVDDILSRLNQVSQLERRALILKSLTKLKQICNHPAQFLKTDEVSRHDSRKWDELFALIEDIHNRNEKVLIFSQFKEMGRLIAEELERRYQKDVPFLHGSLTRPKRQEAIERFQEDPEVTAFVLSLKAGGVGLNLTAANHVIHYDRWWNPAVENQATDRAFRIGQTKDVTVHKLMTSGTLEERIDKMLTQKQSLADQVLQAGEQQVTELSNEEIHHLIRLTTSSERSL; translated from the coding sequence TTGAATAAACAAATCATGGTACATTGCGGATGGTTAGAAGGGAACTTTTTTCTTTGGGCAGAAAAACTGAATCGATCGAAATTCGATCAAATCGTCAGTTTTCAATACCCTTTTTTAGTTCCTGCATTTGAACTCAAATTAGCGCTTTACCGCCATGATCAAAATAGTTTCTATGGGACGTTTGTTGAAACAGAAAAAGCGGTTATTGATGTACCGTTAAAAAACAGGGAGTTTGTTTCTCCTGCAGGTCAAATGACGATTTATCAAGCACAAGAACAAATGAAATCTTACTCTTTTCCTATTGAAGGTATTCGATTATCAATTAATGAGCTTCTAGATCAATCGGAGCTCATCGACCATTGGGATGAGCAAGAAGACCTTGTCCTTTCACCAGATTTAAAGTATTGGATGAGTCTTTTTTCTGAAGTTAAATCCTTGATCGCGCGTGGAGACATCGAGCCTAAAGCAAGCGGAGAATGGAATCTGTCATCATTTCGCTGGAATGAGTGGTCAGAAGCTCTGCCTAAGGTAAGCTTTTCGTTAAGGCCGACAACAGCATATATTCAATCCAAATCAACCCAGACTACTTTGTTAGAAGACTTTAAGGACGTTCTAGGGCGTTTTGCTGATTCGGCGATCCGCTCTCTTCTTAATGATCCTAATTGTCAAGCTGCCTATAAAGAGTGGATTCATGCAGCAGACGAGGAGCTAAAACCTTCACTAGAAGCATTAGCCACAAGCAATCAAGTGCATATCCATTTATCTGAACAAGCTTTTGGAGAGCGACTTGGTACAGTTAAGGTAGAACCTTTCAAAACAGCCCTTGCCCTCGTTGAACCGAATGACCAAGATGACGACTGGAGCATTTCGCTTTGTGTAATTGACCGTGAATATCCGAGCCAAGTCATTGAGATGAGTGAGTTAGAGCGCGGGGAACATCCGTGGAGAAGCAATCCTATCAGCCAACTAAAAAAGGACGTTTCAGAGCTGCAATCAAAGATTCCCATCCTTGATTCTTTATCTGTTTCTGCCCCAACCTTAAAACTTAGCGCTGATCAAGCGTATGAGCTTTTTACGATCCATCACTCATTGCTTAAATCAATGGGCATTCACCTTATTGTGCCTAAATGGTTAAAAGAGCGCAAAAAAGTTAAAGTCGAGCTCACAGTAGAAGGCATTCATCAACCAGCAACAAGTGAACCTTTACTCGACTGGCAAAGCCTGGCTTCATTTACTTATCAGATTGCTATTGGAGATAGCACCTTAACAGCGGAACAATTTGATCAATTTGTTAAAGGCAGCAAACCATTTATATATGCGAACGGGGAATGGATCAGCTGGGACCCAAAGCTTGCCGCAAAGCTTCAATCCTACCTTAACAGTACATTAAATGAGACGACGTATTTTGAGGCCCTTAAAAAGGATCAAGATGCAGAAGAATGGATAGATGAACTTGACGTAGAATGGGATTTTAACTGGGGAGAGACGCTTGAGAAATCTTTAGAATTATTATATAAACAAGCCCCCCCTTTAATTGAGCTTCCTGAAAGCCTTCACGGGGAACTACGTCCTTACCAGCATCAAGGTGTCTCTTGGATCGCTCAATTACGACACACAGGATTTGGCGGCTGCTTAGCTGATGACATGGGTCTTGGAAAATCGATTCAAACGATTGCTTATATCCTTTTTACGTTAGAAAATCAAACAAAAGAGCAACGAAAACCATTCCTGCTCATTTGTCCAACTTCACTTATTTACAACTGGTTAAAAGAGTGTGAAAAATTCGCTCCTAGTGCGCGAATTTTTATTCATCACGGGCAGTCACGCCTGACAGAACAAGAAGTTGATTCGATGGAAGAATGGGATATCATTTTAACTTCCTATCAATTAGCAGTCAGAGATACAGAGTTATTAAAGAACGTTACTTGGAATGGGCTCATTTTAGATGAGGCTCAGCACATTAAAAATGTGGATACAAAGCAACGGCGCGCTATTAAGCAAATTAAAGCCGCTCATCGATTAGCCCTGACTGGAACACCTATTGAAAACCGACTAAAAGAATTATGGTCGTTAATTGATGTGATTAACCCATCATTCCTCGGCTCTTTCAAGTCGTTTCAAGATTCCTTTATCAAGCCGATTGAAAAAGATCAGAATCAGGATAAGCTTAAGACACTGCAGCAGCTTATTTATCCATTTATTTTAAGGCGGAAGAAATCGGATGAATTATTGCATTTAGGGTTGCCGGAGAAACTAGAGCAGGTTCATAAGGTAACATTATCGGTCGAACAAGCTGCCCTGTATCAGGCAGTAGTGGATGATATTTTATCAAGGCTGAATCAAGTATCACAGCTCGAGAGACGCGCTTTAATCTTAAAAAGCCTTACAAAATTAAAGCAAATTTGTAATCATCCTGCCCAATTTCTTAAAACTGATGAAGTAAGCAGGCATGACTCAAGAAAGTGGGATGAATTATTTGCTTTAATTGAAGACATTCACAATCGAAACGAGAAGGTGTTAATTTTTTCTCAATTTAAAGAAATGGGCCGTTTAATAGCCGAGGAGCTAGAGCGCCGCTATCAAAAAGACGTCCCTTTTCTACACGGCAGTCTAACAAGACCGAAGCGGCAAGAGGCTATTGAGAGATTTCAAGAAGACCCGGAAGTCACTGCTTTTGTTCTTTCTCTTAAAGCAGGAGGAGTTGGCCTAAACTTAACAGCGGCAAATCATGTGATCCATTATGACAGATGGTGGAATCCTGCAGTCGAAAACCAAGCAACTGACCGTGCCTTTAGGATCGGTCAGACAAAAGATGTGACAGTTCATAAATTAATGACTTCAGGTACACTCGAAGAGAGAATTGATAAGATGTTAACTCAAAAGCAATCCTTGGCAGATCAAGTGCTGCAAGCAGGAGAACAGCAGGTAACGGAATTGTCCAATGAAGAGATTCATCATTTAATACGTTTGACTACGAGTTCAGAAAGGAGTTTATAA
- a CDS encoding lmo0937 family membrane protein yields MWTILIILLILWLLGFSFEIAGNLIHILLVIALVLFIFRLITGRKA; encoded by the coding sequence ATGTGGACAATCTTAATCATCTTGCTCATTTTATGGCTGTTAGGCTTTAGTTTTGAAATTGCAGGGAACTTAATCCATATCCTTCTGGTGATCGCATTAGTCTTGTTTATATTCCGTCTAATCACGGGAAGAAAAGCATAG
- a CDS encoding sugar ABC transporter permease, protein MDRKSNSRKNNRKLKSNLEVAGIYAVLLVMFIIIGYPLLWTIGLSLNPGTSLYGAKMFPQNWSFTHYEWLFTNPRSNYLTWYKNTLIVAVCTSVLSTFTVALVAYAFSRYRFKGRTYGLYAFLMLQMFPVLMAMVALYILLNTVNLLDTLTGLIIIYVGTSIPMNAFLVKGYFDTIPNELDESAKLDGAGHFRIFFTIMLPLAKPILAVVALFNFMTPFMDFILPRIILRSPENFTLALGLFNFVNDQFANNFTRFAAGAILIAIPIATVFLLLQRYLVTGLTSGATKG, encoded by the coding sequence ATGGATCGTAAATCAAACAGCCGGAAAAATAACCGGAAATTAAAATCAAATCTTGAGGTAGCTGGAATCTATGCCGTTCTTTTGGTTATGTTCATTATTATCGGTTACCCGTTATTGTGGACGATCGGCTTATCTTTAAATCCCGGAACAAGTTTATACGGGGCAAAAATGTTCCCTCAAAACTGGTCATTTACGCATTATGAATGGTTATTTACAAACCCGCGCAGTAACTATTTAACTTGGTATAAAAATACATTGATTGTTGCTGTATGTACGTCTGTGTTATCTACATTTACTGTAGCTCTCGTTGCCTATGCATTCTCCCGCTATCGTTTTAAAGGGCGTACGTATGGATTGTATGCTTTCCTAATGCTGCAAATGTTCCCTGTGTTAATGGCGATGGTGGCTCTTTATATCTTATTAAATACAGTGAACCTGCTAGATACGTTAACAGGATTAATTATCATTTATGTCGGTACATCGATTCCGATGAATGCCTTTTTAGTAAAAGGGTATTTTGATACCATTCCTAATGAACTTGATGAATCGGCTAAACTTGACGGAGCAGGACATTTCCGTATTTTCTTTACGATCATGCTGCCGCTTGCTAAACCGATCTTAGCGGTTGTTGCTTTATTTAACTTTATGACTCCATTTATGGACTTCATTTTACCGCGGATCATTTTAAGAAGTCCTGAAAACTTCACATTAGCTCTAGGGTTATTCAATTTTGTTAACGATCAATTTGCTAATAACTTCACACGATTTGCAGCAGGGGCTATTTTAATTGCGATCCCAATTGCAACAGTATTCTTGCTTCTGCAGCGTTATCTTGTGACAGGCCTTACATCAGGAGCAACAAAAGGGTAA
- a CDS encoding AI-2E family transporter, which yields MPQSKAFRFGVGLALVFLIIYLGSLVDWIFKPIVVLVQTLFAPIVLAGVLFYLLRPFVNLLSKKMPRSISILILYLMAIGLITSLILLVGPELQRQFTSLTRNWPTFMNEIRNMIIAVQENEYISRFQESENFSLEEITSNLEEYMTNIMSSIGSNVASFIGFIANVVIVLIIIPFVLYYMLKEGEKAPNQVLRLLPRKHQKEGQRILSDMDYALSSYIQGQIIVSICVGVLVYIGYLIIGIEYPLVLALVAMFTNVIPFVGPWIGTFPGVIVGFLDSPFMALLVIIVVVVVQQIESNLISPQVMGRKLDIHPLTIILLLLVASRFAGLLGLLLAVPTYAVGKVIVLHTYRLIMLRRRPID from the coding sequence CTGCCACAAAGTAAAGCATTTCGATTTGGAGTAGGCCTTGCTCTTGTTTTCTTAATTATCTATTTAGGATCACTAGTTGATTGGATCTTTAAGCCGATCGTAGTTCTTGTTCAAACTCTTTTTGCTCCTATTGTTCTTGCAGGAGTGTTGTTTTATTTATTAAGGCCATTTGTGAATTTATTATCAAAAAAAATGCCGAGAAGTATATCAATATTAATCCTTTACTTAATGGCAATAGGATTAATAACGTCGTTGATCTTACTTGTAGGACCTGAATTACAGCGTCAGTTTACCAGCTTAACACGTAACTGGCCGACTTTTATGAATGAAATTAGAAACATGATTATAGCTGTTCAGGAAAATGAATATATTTCAAGGTTTCAAGAAAGTGAAAACTTCTCACTAGAAGAGATCACATCGAACTTAGAAGAATATATGACCAATATAATGTCTAGCATTGGTTCGAATGTCGCTAGCTTTATTGGATTTATCGCAAATGTAGTCATTGTTTTGATTATTATTCCATTTGTTTTATATTACATGTTGAAAGAAGGAGAGAAAGCCCCTAACCAAGTTCTCAGGCTGCTGCCTAGAAAACACCAGAAGGAAGGTCAGCGAATCCTATCTGATATGGATTATGCATTGAGCTCCTATATTCAAGGGCAAATTATTGTTAGTATTTGTGTTGGTGTGCTTGTATACATAGGCTACCTTATCATCGGGATTGAATATCCTCTTGTCTTAGCTTTAGTTGCCATGTTTACAAATGTTATTCCATTTGTAGGTCCGTGGATTGGGACGTTTCCTGGGGTGATCGTCGGGTTCCTTGATTCCCCGTTTATGGCGTTACTCGTAATAATAGTAGTAGTAGTTGTCCAACAAATTGAAAGTAATTTAATCTCTCCACAAGTTATGGGAAGAAAATTAGATATTCATCCGTTAACGATTATCTTATTATTGCTTGTTGCGAGCAGATTTGCTGGTCTGTTAGGCTTATTATTAGCCGTCCCGACATATGCAGTCGGAAAAGTAATTGTTCTGCACACTTATCGATTAATTATGCTGCGCAGACGTCCTATTGATTAA
- a CDS encoding DUF3941 domain-containing protein, with translation MSHTGDSNKKKKDNNAINAKKNQQAMENARRGKHTDSKEPDHL, from the coding sequence ATGTCACACACTGGAGATTCAAACAAAAAAAAGAAAGATAATAATGCAATCAATGCTAAGAAAAATCAACAAGCAATGGAAAATGCCCGCCGCGGCAAGCATACTGACTCCAAAGAACCAGACCACCTATAA
- a CDS encoding AzlC family ABC transporter permease, translating to MSSILTQEKTEFSRGLLAGTSIAIGYLPAAITFGLLAKGTGLSFFESMAMSMFVFAGAAQYMALNLIAIGTGAFEIIFTTFIVNIRHLLMSASVNEKVENAHPLTKAIYSFGLTDEVFAVTSTQEGKVKTGFIIGVAVMAYASWVLNTGVGYLMGSALPQSLQESMAIALYAMFIALLIPSLKKQRKIVWLAISAAILNSFLSLFIPSGWSIILATLIASTAIEYIRPKKGVS from the coding sequence ATGAGTTCAATACTCACTCAAGAAAAAACTGAATTTTCACGCGGACTTTTAGCCGGCACAAGTATCGCGATCGGATATTTACCTGCTGCGATTACATTCGGGTTATTAGCGAAAGGTACTGGATTAAGCTTTTTTGAATCAATGGCTATGAGTATGTTCGTCTTTGCAGGGGCGGCACAATATATGGCTCTAAATTTAATAGCGATTGGAACAGGTGCGTTTGAAATTATTTTTACGACCTTTATTGTTAACATCCGTCATTTACTTATGAGCGCCTCAGTCAATGAAAAAGTTGAAAATGCCCACCCGCTTACTAAAGCCATTTATTCCTTTGGGCTGACAGATGAGGTGTTCGCTGTTACCTCGACGCAGGAAGGGAAGGTGAAGACAGGATTTATTATAGGTGTGGCTGTCATGGCCTATGCCAGCTGGGTTTTAAATACAGGAGTTGGCTATCTCATGGGGTCTGCGCTGCCTCAGTCCCTCCAAGAAAGCATGGCGATTGCGCTTTATGCCATGTTCATCGCCCTTTTAATCCCTTCCCTTAAAAAGCAAAGAAAAATAGTGTGGCTTGCAATCAGTGCTGCAATCCTGAACAGTTTCCTTTCTTTATTTATACCAAGCGGTTGGTCAATTATCTTAGCTACATTAATCGCTTCAACAGCCATTGAATACATACGTCCAAAGAAAGGAGTTTCTTAA
- a CDS encoding YitT family protein, translating to MVNELKKLLVIIFSAFLLAISLNFFLIPANVFASGFTGVSQLLATILPLSTGIMLFLLNIPVAIIGWLKIGKSFTVYSFLNVAFTTLFLEIVPITNYSSDILLNAVFGGVIAAIGAGITLKVGASTGGIDIIVLILSRLSDRPVGIYFFLLNGVIVLASGFLFDPEKALYTLVTLYVTSRVIDAIHTRHVKLTAMIVTKKPEELRQAIHERITRGITRLPAKGGYMADEKEVLMTVITRYELYDLKHVIDSVDPEAFTNIIETTGIYGLFRKE from the coding sequence ATGGTAAACGAATTAAAGAAACTGTTGGTCATTATCTTTTCAGCGTTTTTATTAGCAATCTCTTTAAACTTTTTTCTAATACCAGCTAATGTGTTTGCAAGTGGTTTTACAGGGGTGTCCCAATTATTGGCAACGATTTTACCCCTATCAACTGGTATAATGTTATTCTTGCTGAATATTCCTGTAGCAATTATCGGATGGTTGAAAATTGGAAAGAGCTTCACCGTTTATAGTTTTTTAAACGTCGCTTTTACTACGTTATTTCTTGAAATTGTACCTATTACAAACTATTCAAGCGATATTTTATTAAATGCCGTATTTGGAGGTGTGATTGCCGCAATAGGTGCAGGCATCACTTTGAAAGTAGGTGCATCCACAGGCGGTATTGATATCATCGTGTTAATCTTATCAAGGTTAAGTGACCGCCCCGTAGGAATCTATTTCTTTTTACTAAACGGAGTGATTGTTCTAGCTTCCGGCTTTTTGTTTGATCCTGAAAAAGCATTATATACACTGGTTACTCTTTATGTGACATCACGTGTTATTGATGCCATTCATACACGTCATGTGAAGCTGACAGCAATGATTGTGACGAAGAAACCAGAAGAATTAAGACAGGCGATACACGAACGCATTACCAGAGGAATAACGAGACTGCCTGCTAAAGGTGGGTATATGGCGGATGAAAAAGAAGTTCTAATGACCGTGATTACTAGATATGAATTATATGATCTTAAGCATGTCATCGATTCTGTTGATCCTGAAGCATTTACAAATATAATCGAAACAACAGGAATTTATGGTTTGTTTCGCAAAGAGTAA
- a CDS encoding rhodanese-like domain-containing protein: protein MSNELDGIIQVDTDELKGMVNDSASPILIDVREIDEYEESHIPGVPLIPMQTIPAHLEKLDKSKSYVFICRSGARSQNVALYLKNNGFNDVRNYYGGMLSWDGDRQDGLEWMVENTQELYR from the coding sequence ATGAGCAATGAATTAGATGGTATTATCCAAGTCGATACGGATGAATTAAAAGGAATGGTGAACGATTCAGCCTCACCTATTCTGATTGATGTTCGTGAAATAGATGAGTACGAAGAAAGTCATATCCCTGGCGTTCCTTTAATCCCTATGCAAACAATCCCTGCTCATCTTGAGAAGCTTGATAAGTCAAAAAGCTACGTATTTATTTGCCGCAGCGGGGCGCGAAGTCAAAATGTAGCACTTTATTTAAAAAACAACGGATTTAATGATGTTAGAAATTACTACGGCGGTATGTTGAGCTGGGATGGGGATCGTCAGGACGGCCTTGAATGGATGGTTGAAAATACCCAAGAGTTATATCGTTAA
- the yjfP gene encoding esterase, which yields MITIKNETIHNIPTLHVVKAENDHIKQLPTVFFLHGYTSAKEHNLAIAYLLAEKGFRVILPDALHHGEREGDVRGKDRDVLFWNIVLQSIKEISLIKDNLQQRELIDNERIGVAGTSMGAITMYGTLSQYSWIHSAVSFMGTAYFQSFANAQIKMIEDSGHTLEEKMKQAMLSQLKAVDLSQNLEALNERPLLIWHGEQDQVVPFDYSKALYEQLYDQYDQTDRIQFIQEPNTSHKVTRHATLQGVDWFCTHLLNEKVKASVW from the coding sequence TTGATTACAATAAAAAATGAAACGATCCATAACATCCCTACGTTACATGTAGTGAAAGCAGAAAATGATCATATCAAACAACTTCCTACAGTCTTTTTCCTTCATGGGTATACAAGTGCTAAAGAACATAATTTAGCAATAGCCTATTTATTAGCAGAGAAAGGATTTCGGGTGATCCTGCCTGATGCACTCCATCACGGGGAACGTGAGGGGGATGTGCGCGGAAAAGATCGTGATGTTCTTTTTTGGAATATTGTCTTACAATCAATTAAAGAAATCAGCTTGATTAAAGATAATCTGCAGCAACGAGAATTGATCGATAATGAACGCATCGGCGTTGCAGGAACCTCAATGGGCGCGATCACAATGTATGGGACACTCAGTCAATATTCTTGGATTCATTCGGCTGTTTCGTTTATGGGTACTGCCTATTTCCAGTCATTTGCTAATGCCCAAATTAAAATGATTGAAGACTCTGGGCATACGCTTGAAGAGAAAATGAAGCAAGCAATGTTAAGTCAGTTAAAAGCAGTAGACTTATCACAAAATCTAGAAGCATTAAATGAGAGACCGCTTTTGATTTGGCACGGGGAACAAGATCAGGTTGTACCTTTTGATTATTCAAAAGCCCTGTATGAACAGCTTTATGATCAATATGATCAAACAGATCGAATTCAGTTTATTCAAGAACCGAATACATCTCATAAGGTAACGAGACACGCAACGTTGCAAGGTGTAGATTGGTTTTGTACTCATCTCTTAAATGAAAAAGTGAAAGCATCTGTATGGTGA
- a CDS encoding LacI family DNA-binding transcriptional regulator: MAVTIKDVAKLANVAPSTVSRVIANSSRISERTKERVREAMEELGYHPNFNARSLVNQQTNTLGVIIPSSAKIAFQNPFFPEVIRGITSKAYLEKFGLYLSTGQTENEILEEVRQMVQSRRVDGILLLYSKVDDKVINYLIEEDFPFVLIGRPYEAEAMNVSYVNNDNLKAAKTVTEYLLLLGHENIGFIGGNLDYVVTRDHKEGYQQALKKAGVESKEEYIVYYDEIQEGGQEAVIELMSLKTPPTALVVADDLMALGVLRMLDEMEISVPEEMSVVSFNNVMLSELSSPPLTTVDIHIYELGFQATDCLIKKIHDPKQPTKKIIVPHKFIKRQTCRKRIPEKEISS; encoded by the coding sequence ATGGCGGTTACGATCAAGGATGTTGCAAAGCTAGCTAATGTAGCTCCTTCAACCGTTTCAAGAGTAATTGCAAACAGTTCAAGAATTAGTGAACGCACGAAAGAACGCGTGAGGGAAGCGATGGAAGAGCTTGGCTATCATCCAAACTTTAATGCTAGAAGCCTGGTTAATCAACAGACAAATACATTAGGCGTGATTATTCCAAGCTCAGCAAAGATAGCCTTTCAAAACCCATTCTTTCCTGAGGTCATTCGAGGGATCACCTCAAAAGCATATCTAGAGAAGTTCGGTCTTTATCTATCAACAGGGCAAACTGAGAATGAAATACTAGAGGAAGTTCGACAGATGGTCCAAAGCCGCCGAGTCGATGGGATTTTATTACTTTATTCTAAAGTGGATGATAAGGTTATCAATTACTTAATTGAAGAAGATTTTCCATTTGTTTTAATCGGCAGACCTTATGAAGCGGAAGCTATGAATGTGAGTTATGTGAACAATGACAATCTTAAAGCTGCAAAAACAGTCACAGAATATCTACTATTATTAGGTCATGAGAATATTGGATTTATCGGCGGTAATTTAGATTACGTTGTAACACGTGATCATAAAGAAGGATATCAGCAAGCATTAAAGAAAGCGGGCGTAGAGTCTAAAGAAGAGTACATCGTTTATTACGATGAAATACAAGAAGGCGGACAGGAAGCTGTTATTGAGTTAATGTCATTAAAAACACCTCCGACTGCACTTGTCGTTGCAGATGATCTGATGGCCCTTGGAGTGTTAAGAATGCTTGATGAAATGGAGATCTCTGTGCCAGAAGAGATGTCGGTTGTAAGCTTTAATAATGTTATGCTATCTGAACTTTCATCTCCGCCTTTGACAACGGTTGATATTCATATTTATGAATTGGGATTTCAAGCGACTGATTGCCTGATAAAGAAAATTCATGATCCAAAGCAGCCGACGAAAAAAATAATCGTTCCGCATAAATTCATTAAGCGTCAAACTTGTAGAAAGCGTATACCAGAGAAGGAAATCAGCTCATAA
- a CDS encoding AzlD domain-containing protein: MNMTMLVIIAGMAIVTYIPRMLPLTFMDSLPIPPWLQAILKNVPYAALGALIFPGILTAHENVLFSLIGALTAITAAYLGANLIIVVLSSILMLMTLTLIF, from the coding sequence ATGAATATGACTATGCTTGTTATTATAGCTGGGATGGCAATCGTAACCTATATACCAAGAATGCTCCCATTGACGTTCATGGATTCCCTGCCGATTCCTCCTTGGCTTCAAGCTATCTTAAAAAATGTACCATATGCCGCCTTAGGAGCACTCATATTTCCTGGTATTTTAACCGCCCATGAAAATGTGTTATTCAGTTTAATAGGGGCACTAACAGCTATCACAGCTGCCTATCTTGGAGCTAATTTAATTATTGTTGTATTAAGCAGCATCCTCATGCTCATGACCTTGACCCTGATTTTTTAG